The sequence CGCTGGCCGACGACCACCTCGGCGTGCGCAAGAACGGCCCGCAGCAGCGCGTCGTCGTCGACCTCTCGGCACCGAACCTGGCCAAGGAGATGCACGTCGGCCACCTGCGCTCCACCATCATCGGTGACGGCGTGGCCCGGGTCCTCGAGTTCCTCGGCGATACGGTGATCCGCCAGAACCACGTGGGCGACTGGGGCACCCAGTTCGGCATGCTGCTGGCCTACATGCAGGAACAGCCGGTGGGCAGCGACGCCGAGCTGTCCGACCTCGAGTCCTTCTACCGCGCCGCCAAGAAGCGTTTCGACGATTCCCCCGAGTTCGCCGACCGCGCCCGTGAGCTGGTGGTCAAGCTCCAGGCCGGCGACGCCGAATGCCTGCGCCTGTGGAACCGCTTCAACGACATTTCCCTGAGCCACTGCCAGGCGGTGTACGACCGCCTGGGCGTCAAGCTGACCATGGCCGACGTCAAGGGCGAGAGCGCCTACAACGATGACCTGGCCAAGGTGGTCGACGACCTGCGCGCCAAGGGCCTGCTCACCGAGAGCGATGGCGCCCTGTGCGTGTTCATGGACGAGTTCAAGAACGCCGAAGGCAACCCGCTGCCGTTGATCGTGCAGAAAGCCGGCGGCGGTTACCTCTACGCCACCACCGACCTCGCCGCCACCCGCTACCGCAGCGGCGTGCTCAAGGCCGATCGCGCCCTGTACTTCGTCGACCAGCGCCAGGCCCTGCACTTCCAGATGGTCTTCGCCTGCGCCCGCCTGGCCGGCTTCGTGCCGGACAGCTTCGAGATGGAGCACATGGGCTTCGGCACCATGAACGGCGCCGACGGCCGTCCATTCAAGACCCGCGACGGCGGCACGGTGAAGCTGATCGACCTGCTGGACGAGGCCGAGCAGCGCGCCTACGACCTGGTGAAGGGCAAGAACCCCGATCTGGACGAAGCCGAACTGCGCACCATCGCCCGCGCCGTGGGCATCGGCGCGGTGAAATACGCCGACCTGTCCAAGCACCGCACCAGCGACTACAGCTTCAACTTCGAGCTGATGCTGAGCTTCGAGGGCAACACCGCGCCCTACCTGCTCTACGCCTACACCCGAGTGGCCAGCGTGTTCCGCAAGCTCGGCAAGGACTTCGCCGAAGTCGACGGCCAGATCATCCTCGCCGCCGATCAGGAGCAGGCCCTGGCCGCCAAGCTGGCGCAGTTCGCCGACACCCTGGGCAACGTCGCCGAGAAAGGCGTGCCGCACATCCTCTGCGCCTACCTCTACGACCTGGCCGGCCTGTTCTCCAGCTTCTACGAGAACTGCCCGATCCTCGGCGCCGAGGACCAGGCCACCCAGCAGAGCCGCCTGCGCCTCGCCGCGCTGACCGGCCGCACCCTCAAGCAGGGCCTGGAGCTGCTCGGCCTGCAAACACTGGAACGCATGTAACGGACTATGGCGAAGAAGAAACCCGCACCCAAGCGTGGCGCGAGCCGCTACCAGGCGCCCGCGAAAAAACCGGTTCCCGGCTGGGTTTGGCTGGCCATCGGCCTGGTGATTGGTGGCTTCGTGGTGTTCCTGAACCAGCTCGAGCCTGGCCGCGACGAAGTCCGTCGCGCCAAGCCCGAACAGGCCTCGGGCGCGGCGAAGGGCTCCACCGAAGCCGCCAGCACGGCCAAGGGCACCACCCAGGCCAAACCGACCCCGCAACCCCAGGAACCGGCCAAGCCGAAGTACGACTTCTACACCCTGCTGCCGGAATCGGAAGTCATAGTGCCGCCCGAAGCGGTGCCGAAAGAGACGCCGCCCGCGCAACCGGCGCAGAAGCCGGTGACGCCGGAGGAGGCCGCCAAGATCGATGCCGCGCGCGCCCAGGCCGCCCTCAACGGAGAGACCCCGCCGCCGCCGCCCGTGGTCGCCAAGGCACCGGTCACCAACCAGTTCTTCCTCCAGGCCGGCTCGTTCCGCAAGCGCGACGATGCCGATCGGGTGCGCGCGCAGATCATCCTGCTGGGGCAGAACGTCCAGGTGGAATCGGGCACCGTGCGCGAGGAAACCTGGTACCGCGTACTGGTGGGTCCCTTCGCCAACCGCGAGCAGCTCTCCTCGGCACAGAAGCAGCTGGCCGGCAGCGGCTTCAGCAATTTGCTGTTACAGCAGCGCCAGAGCCGTTGAGCACTTGATCACCTGGTCCGGTTGAAAAGCCGGACCAGGCCCCCCATCTGAGTTTCCATTCGGGCATTTCGCCCCGCTGCGTGGAGACTCTCCCCTTGACCACCATCGTTTCAGTCCGCCGCAACGGCAAAGTCGTCATGGGCGGCGACGGCCAGGTTTCCCTCGGCAACACCGTGATGAAAGGCAACGCGAAGAAGGTCCGCCGCCTCTACCACGGCCAGGTCCTGGCCGGCTTCGCAGGCGCCACCGCCGATGCCTTCACCCTGTTCGAGCGCTTCGAAGGCCAGCTGGAAAAACACCAGGGCCATCTGGTCCGGGCCGCCGTCGAGCTGGCCAAGGACTGGCGCACCGACCGCTCCCTGAGCCGCCTGGAAGCCATGCTCGCCGTGGCGAACAAAGACGCCTCGCTGATCATCACCGGCAACGGTGACGTGGTCGAACCCGAGCAAGGCCTGATCGCCATGGGCTCCGGCGGCGGCTTCGCCCAGGCCGCCGCCATGGCGCTGCTCAAGCACACCGAGCTGTCCGCCCGCGAAGTGGCCGAGACCGCCTTGAACATCGCCGGCTCCATCTGCGTGTTCACCAACCAGAACCTGACCATCGAGGAGCTGGACAGCGCCGAATGAGGCCGCCGTCCAGTAACGGAGCACCCTTCATGTCCATGACGCCCCGCGAAATCGTCCACGAACTCAACCGCCATATCATTGGCCAGGACGACGCCAAGCGCGCCGTCGCCATCGCCCTGCGCAACCGCTGGCGGCGCATGCAGCTGCCGGCCGAACTGCGCGCCGAGGTGACCCCGAAGAACATCCTGATGATCGGCCCGACCGGTGTCGGCAAGACCGAGATCGCCCGTCGCCTGGCCAAGCTGGCCAACGCGCCCTTCCTCAAGGTCGAAGCCACCAAGTTCACCGAAGTGGGTTATGTCGGCCGCGACGTCGAGTCGATCATCCGCGACCTCGCCGATGCGGCGATCAAGATGATGCGCGAGCAGGAGATGCACAAGGTGCGTTACCGCGCCGAAGACGCCGCCGAGGAACGCATCCTCGACGCCCTGCTGCCGCCGGCCCGCACCGGCTTCGGCGACGAGCCGCCGCGCGAGGATTCCAACACCCGCCAGCTGTTCCGCAAGCGCCTGCGCGAAGGCCAGCTGGACGACAAGGAAATCGATATCGAGGTGGCCGAGTCCCCGGCCGGCGTGGAAATCATGGCCCCGCCCGGCATGGAGGAAATGACCAACCAGCTGCAGAGCCTCTTCTCCAACCTGGGCAAGGGCAAGCGCAAACCGCGCAAGCTGAAGGTCAAGGAAGCCATGAAACTGGTGCGCGACGAAGAAGCCGCGCGCCTGGTCAACGAGGAAGAGCTCAAGGCCGCCGCCCTGGAAGCGGTGGAGCAGAACGGCATCGTCTTCATCGACGAGATCGACAAGGTAGCCAAGCGCGGCAACGTCGGCGGCGCCGATGTTTCCCGTGAAGGCGTGCAGCGCGACCTGCTGCCGCTGATCGAAGGCTGCACCGTCAACACCAAGCTGGGCATGGTCAAGACCGACCACATCCTGTTCATCGCCTCCGGCGCCTTCCACCTGTCCAAACCCAGCGACCTGGTGCCGGAACTGCAGGGCCGCCTGCCGATCCGCGTGGAGCTCAAGGCCCTCTCCCCGGAAGATTTCGAGCGCATCCTCACCGAGCCCCACGCCTCGCTGACCGAGCAGTACACCGCGCTGCTGAAGACCGAAGGCCTGAACGTCGAGTTCGCCCAGGACGGCATCAAGCGCCTGGCCGAGATCGCCTGGCAGGTCAACGAGAAGACCGAGAACATCGGTGCCCGTCGCCTGCATACCCTGATCGAGCGCCTGCTCGAAGAGGTGTCCTTCAGCGCCGGCGACCTGGCCGCGCAGCACGACGAAACGCCGATCCGCATTGACGCGGCCTACGTCAACGGCCATCTCGGCGAGCTGGCCCAGGACGAAGACCTGTCGCGCTACATCCTCTGACAGGTGCAAACTTGCTGCAGCCGGCGCCCGCCGGCTGCATGCATTTGGAGACCCCGACATGCGAATCCCCAGCGGTATCGAACTGCACAAGGCCTCCAGGACCCTGACCCTCAAGTACGGGCCGGAGGAAAGCTACACCCTGAGCGCCGAGTTCCTGCGCGTGCACTCGCCCTCGGCCGAGGTGCAGGGCCACGGCAAGCCGATCCTCCAGTACGGCAAGTTGAACGTCGGCCTGACCCAGCTGGAACCGGCCGGCAACTATGCCCTGAAATTGACCTTCGATGACGGCCACGACAGCGGCCTGTTCACCTGGGACTACCTGTACCAGCTCGCCACTCGCCAAGAGGAGCTGTGGAACGACTATCTGCAGGAGCTCGCGGCCGCCGGCCGCTCCCGCGACCCGGACGAAACCGTGGTCAGGCTCATGCTCTAAAGCGGTGCATGCCGCGCCCCATTGCGCACCCCGCCGCCCAAGGTTAGGGCGCATTTTCTAAACACCCTCGACATACTCCCGCTGCAGCGATCTGTCTGCGGTCGGCTTGCGCAAACTGACAAACTCGGGTAACCAAGATCTGGCAGGTTCCATGCATTTGGCATAGCCAGATACAGAGCATTAGGCGAAGTTCGCTTCGCCATCCCGGTAACCCGAGCGTGTCAGCGCGCTGTTCCGCAGGCGCTGTTCGACTCAGGACAATGGAGCGTCGTAGATGAGCAACAAGAACAACGAAGACCTGCAGCGGCAAGCCTCGGATAACACCCTGAACCTCAATCCGGTTATCGGGATCCGTGGCAAGGACCTGCTGTCTTCAGCTCGTATGGTGCTGTTGCAAGCCATCAAGCAACCCTTCCACAGTGCAAAACACGTCGCTCATTTCGGCCTGGAACTGAAGAACGTGCTGCTCGGGCAATCCGGCCTGCAACCGGAGTCCGACGACCGCCGCTTCCATGACCCGGCCTGGAGCCAGAACCCGCTGTACAAACGCTACATGCAGACCTACCTCGCCTGGCGCAAGGAACTGCACAGCTGGATCGAGCAGAGCAACCTCTCCGAGCAGGACAGCAGCCGCGGCCACTTCGTCATCAACCTGATGACCGAGGCCATGGCGCCCACCAACAGCATGGCCAACCCGGCTGCGGTGAAGCGCTTCTTCGAGACCGGCGGCAAGAGCCTGCTGGACGGCCTTTCCCACCTGGCCAAGGACCTGGTCAACAACGGCGGCATGCCGAGCCAGGTGAACATGGACGCCTTCGAGGTCGGCAAGAACCTGGCCACCACCGAAGGCGCGGTGGTGTACCGCAACGACGTACTGGAGCTGATCCAGTACAAACCCATCACCGAGAGCGTGCACGAGCGCCCGCTGCTGGTGGTGCCGCCGCAGATCAACAAGTTCTACGTCTTCGACCTGTCACCGGAAAAGAGCCTGGCGCGCTTCTGCCTGCGCAATGGCCTGCAGACTTTCATCGTCAGCTGGCGCAACCCGACCAAGGCGCAGCGCGAGTGGGGCCTGTCCACCTACATCGAGGCCCTCAAGGAAACCATCGATGTCATCCTGAAGATCACCGGCGCGAAGGACCTCAACATCCTCGGCGCCTGCTCCGGCGGCATCACCACCGTCGCCCTGCTCGGCCACTACCAGGCCACCGGCCAGAACAAGGTCAACGCCTTCACCCAGATGGTCAGCGTGCTCGACTTCAACCTCAACACCCAGGTCGCCCTGTTCGCCGACGAACAGACCCTGGAGGCCGCCAAGCGCCGGTCGTACCAGGCCGGCGTGCTGGAGGGCAAGGACATGGCCAAGGTGTTCGCCTGGATGCGGCCGAACGACCTGATCTGGAACTACTGGGTCAACAACTACCTGCTGGGCAACGAGCCGCCGGCCTTCGACATCCTCTACTGGAACAACGACACCACGCGCCTGCCCGCGGCGCTGCACGGTGAGCTTGTGGAGATGTTCAAGACCAACCCGCTGACCCGCCCCCACGCCCTGGAAGTCAGCGGCACCCCCATCGACCTCAAGCAGGTCACCTGCGACTTCTACTGCGTGGCCGGCACCACCGACCACATCACCCCCTGGGAAGCCTGCTACCGCTCGGCGCGGCTGCTGGGCGGCAAGTGCGAGTTCGTGCTGTCCAACAGCGGCCATATCCAGAGCATCCTCAACCCGCCGGGCAACCCCAAGGCGCGCTTCTCCACCAGCAGCGACATGCCGGAGGATCCGAAGCTCTGGCAGGAAAACGCCACCAAGCACGCCGACTCCTGGTGGTTGCACTGGCAGCAGTGGATCGCCGATCGCTCCGGCAAGACCAAGAAAGCCAACTTCAACCTGGGCAACAAGGCCTTCCCGGCTGGCGAGGCCGCGCCCGGCACCTACGTGCACGAGCGATGACAGATTGCACCTTGCGCACCACTGCCCATGGCACCGGGATGTGCCCTGCTCGCCGCCAGCCCTCGTGGCTGGCGGCAGCCAGGCACGACCTGGCGGATTCGGGAGGGGCCACCGGCGGCCTCTCCCGGTTTTCTAATCAATAGGGCTCCGCGCATGTCGCAACCTTTCGTATTCCGCACCATCGAGCTCGACGGCCAGACCATCCGGACCGCCGTCCGCCCGGGGCAATCGCACATGACTCCGCTGCTGATCTTCAACGGCATCGGCGCCAACCTCGAACTGGTGTTCCCCTTCGTCCAGGCGCTGGACCCGGACCTGGAGGTGATCGCCTTCGACGTCCCCGGCGTCGGCGGCTCGTCCACCCCCAGCCGGCCCTACCGGTTCTCCGGCCTGGCCAAGCTCGCCGCACGCATGCTGGACTACCTGGACTACGGACAGGTCAGCGCCATCGGCGTGTCCTGGGGCGGCGCCCTGGCCCAGCAGTTCGCCCACGACTACCCAGAGCGCTGCAAGAAACTGATCCTGGCCGCCACCTCGGCCGGCGCCGTGATGGTGCCGGGCAAGCCCAAGGTGCTCTGGCGCATGGCCAGCCCGAGGCGCTACATCCAGCCGTCCTACGGCGTCCACATCGCCCCGGACATCTACGGCGGCGCCTTCCGCCGCGACCCACGCCTGGCCCTGGCCCACGCCAGCAAAGTGCGTTCGTCCGGCAAGATGGGCTACTACTGGCAGCTGTTCGCCGGATTCGGCTGGACCAGCATCCACTGGCTGCACCGCATCCATCAGCCCACCCTGGTGCTGGCCGGCGACGACGACCCGATCATCCCGCTGGTGAACATGCGCCTGCTGGCCTGGCGCATTCCCAATGCGGAACTGCACGTGATCGACGACGGTCATCTGTTCCTCGTGACCCGCGCCGAAACCGTGGCGCCGATCATCATGAAATTCCTCGCCGAGGAGCGGCAGCGGGCGGTGATCCACCCGCAGGCACTGCCGCTGCGAAGCGGCTGAACAGGCGCCGCTCCCTTGTGGGGCGGCGAGCAAGCGCCCGAACCAGAGCGGTGCGCGCTGTCATCAACTTGAATTCCGCCCGCGATAGTCTGGAATGCACTTCGGGCTCACGATGGTACAACCCTTGCTGTAGACCTCCTGGACCACGGACCGAATACGGAGCGCTGCCCCATGCGAGAAAAACAAATCCCGGGCACCTTGCCGGTACCTGCTGCTTTCATGAACGCGCAGAACGCCATCGTCGGCCTGCGCGGCAAGGATCTGTTTTCCACGGTACGCAACCTGGCGCTGCACGGACTGCGGCACCCGGTGCACAGCGCGCGGCACATGCTCGCCTTCGGCGGCCAGGTCGGCCGTGTGCTGCTGGGGGACACCCTGCACCAGCCCAACCCGCAGGACAGCCGCTTCGCCGACCCGTCCTGGCAGCACAACCCCTTCTATCGCCGCGGCCTGCAGGTCTATCTCACCTGGCAGAAACAGCTCGGCGCCTGGATCGAGGAAAGCGACCTCAGCGACGATGACCGCGCCCGCGCGCGCTTCGTCCTGGCCCAGCTGAGCGATGCCCTCGCGCCCACCAACAGCCTGCTCAATCCGCTGGCGGTGAAGGAGCTGTTCAACACCGGCGGCTTCAGCCTGATCAAGGGCCTCAGCCACCTGGTGGACGACCTGCTGCACAACGACGGCATGCCCAGCCAGGTCAGCAAGCATGCCTTCGAGAT is a genomic window of Pseudomonas resinovorans NBRC 106553 containing:
- the hslV gene encoding ATP-dependent protease subunit HslV, giving the protein MTTIVSVRRNGKVVMGGDGQVSLGNTVMKGNAKKVRRLYHGQVLAGFAGATADAFTLFERFEGQLEKHQGHLVRAAVELAKDWRTDRSLSRLEAMLAVANKDASLIITGNGDVVEPEQGLIAMGSGGGFAQAAAMALLKHTELSAREVAETALNIAGSICVFTNQNLTIEELDSAE
- the hslU gene encoding HslU--HslV peptidase ATPase subunit, producing MSMTPREIVHELNRHIIGQDDAKRAVAIALRNRWRRMQLPAELRAEVTPKNILMIGPTGVGKTEIARRLAKLANAPFLKVEATKFTEVGYVGRDVESIIRDLADAAIKMMREQEMHKVRYRAEDAAEERILDALLPPARTGFGDEPPREDSNTRQLFRKRLREGQLDDKEIDIEVAESPAGVEIMAPPGMEEMTNQLQSLFSNLGKGKRKPRKLKVKEAMKLVRDEEAARLVNEEELKAAALEAVEQNGIVFIDEIDKVAKRGNVGGADVSREGVQRDLLPLIEGCTVNTKLGMVKTDHILFIASGAFHLSKPSDLVPELQGRLPIRVELKALSPEDFERILTEPHASLTEQYTALLKTEGLNVEFAQDGIKRLAEIAWQVNEKTENIGARRLHTLIERLLEEVSFSAGDLAAQHDETPIRIDAAYVNGHLGELAQDEDLSRYIL
- the phaZ gene encoding poly(3-hydroxyalkanoate) depolymerase encodes the protein MSQPFVFRTIELDGQTIRTAVRPGQSHMTPLLIFNGIGANLELVFPFVQALDPDLEVIAFDVPGVGGSSTPSRPYRFSGLAKLAARMLDYLDYGQVSAIGVSWGGALAQQFAHDYPERCKKLILAATSAGAVMVPGKPKVLWRMASPRRYIQPSYGVHIAPDIYGGAFRRDPRLALAHASKVRSSGKMGYYWQLFAGFGWTSIHWLHRIHQPTLVLAGDDDPIIPLVNMRLLAWRIPNAELHVIDDGHLFLVTRAETVAPIIMKFLAEERQRAVIHPQALPLRSG
- a CDS encoding SPOR domain-containing protein; the protein is MAKKKPAPKRGASRYQAPAKKPVPGWVWLAIGLVIGGFVVFLNQLEPGRDEVRRAKPEQASGAAKGSTEAASTAKGTTQAKPTPQPQEPAKPKYDFYTLLPESEVIVPPEAVPKETPPAQPAQKPVTPEEAAKIDAARAQAALNGETPPPPPVVAKAPVTNQFFLQAGSFRKRDDADRVRAQIILLGQNVQVESGTVREETWYRVLVGPFANREQLSSAQKQLAGSGFSNLLLQQRQSR
- a CDS encoding gamma-butyrobetaine hydroxylase-like domain-containing protein, which produces MRIPSGIELHKASRTLTLKYGPEESYTLSAEFLRVHSPSAEVQGHGKPILQYGKLNVGLTQLEPAGNYALKLTFDDGHDSGLFTWDYLYQLATRQEELWNDYLQELAAAGRSRDPDETVVRLML
- the argS gene encoding arginine--tRNA ligase — encoded protein: MKDTIRQLIQQALTRLANEGVLPEGLSPAIQVENTKDKSHGDFASNIAMMLAKPAGMKPRDLAEKLIAALPQDEQVAKVEIAGPGFLNFFQNSDALAQRLEAALADDHLGVRKNGPQQRVVVDLSAPNLAKEMHVGHLRSTIIGDGVARVLEFLGDTVIRQNHVGDWGTQFGMLLAYMQEQPVGSDAELSDLESFYRAAKKRFDDSPEFADRARELVVKLQAGDAECLRLWNRFNDISLSHCQAVYDRLGVKLTMADVKGESAYNDDLAKVVDDLRAKGLLTESDGALCVFMDEFKNAEGNPLPLIVQKAGGGYLYATTDLAATRYRSGVLKADRALYFVDQRQALHFQMVFACARLAGFVPDSFEMEHMGFGTMNGADGRPFKTRDGGTVKLIDLLDEAEQRAYDLVKGKNPDLDEAELRTIARAVGIGAVKYADLSKHRTSDYSFNFELMLSFEGNTAPYLLYAYTRVASVFRKLGKDFAEVDGQIILAADQEQALAAKLAQFADTLGNVAEKGVPHILCAYLYDLAGLFSSFYENCPILGAEDQATQQSRLRLAALTGRTLKQGLELLGLQTLERM
- the phaC gene encoding class II poly(R)-hydroxyalkanoic acid synthase; amino-acid sequence: MSNKNNEDLQRQASDNTLNLNPVIGIRGKDLLSSARMVLLQAIKQPFHSAKHVAHFGLELKNVLLGQSGLQPESDDRRFHDPAWSQNPLYKRYMQTYLAWRKELHSWIEQSNLSEQDSSRGHFVINLMTEAMAPTNSMANPAAVKRFFETGGKSLLDGLSHLAKDLVNNGGMPSQVNMDAFEVGKNLATTEGAVVYRNDVLELIQYKPITESVHERPLLVVPPQINKFYVFDLSPEKSLARFCLRNGLQTFIVSWRNPTKAQREWGLSTYIEALKETIDVILKITGAKDLNILGACSGGITTVALLGHYQATGQNKVNAFTQMVSVLDFNLNTQVALFADEQTLEAAKRRSYQAGVLEGKDMAKVFAWMRPNDLIWNYWVNNYLLGNEPPAFDILYWNNDTTRLPAALHGELVEMFKTNPLTRPHALEVSGTPIDLKQVTCDFYCVAGTTDHITPWEACYRSARLLGGKCEFVLSNSGHIQSILNPPGNPKARFSTSSDMPEDPKLWQENATKHADSWWLHWQQWIADRSGKTKKANFNLGNKAFPAGEAAPGTYVHER